The Candidatus Accumulibacter similis genome has a segment encoding these proteins:
- a CDS encoding ABC transporter ATP-binding protein gives MLTVTGLAKRHREASRALFSGLAFTVAAGEIVALVGESGIGKSTLLNCIAGLDTPDGGAIEIGSPAVDIVRLGEAARAALRARSIGFVFQAFHVLPTLTVAQNIGVPLLLAGVPPAEHASRTQALLTGVGLPGFGDRWPASLSGGELQRVAIARALVHRPLLILADEPTGNLDPRTAGQVLTLLLERVREQRASALIVTHSRHVAESCDRILTLTPQGLE, from the coding sequence ATGCTGACGGTCACCGGCCTGGCCAAGCGACACCGCGAGGCCAGCCGGGCCCTGTTCAGCGGTCTCGCCTTCACCGTCGCGGCCGGCGAGATCGTCGCGCTGGTCGGTGAATCGGGGATCGGCAAGAGCACCCTGCTCAACTGCATCGCCGGCCTCGACACGCCGGACGGTGGCGCGATCGAGATCGGCTCGCCGGCGGTGGACATCGTCCGCCTCGGCGAAGCGGCGCGGGCCGCGCTGCGGGCACGCAGCATCGGCTTCGTCTTCCAGGCCTTTCACGTCCTGCCGACGCTGACGGTCGCCCAGAACATCGGCGTGCCGCTGCTGCTCGCCGGCGTGCCGCCGGCCGAACACGCGTCGCGCACGCAGGCGCTGCTGACCGGCGTCGGCCTGCCGGGTTTCGGCGACCGCTGGCCGGCGTCGCTGTCGGGCGGCGAGCTGCAGCGGGTGGCGATCGCGCGCGCGCTGGTGCACCGCCCACTGCTGATCCTCGCCGATGAGCCGACCGGCAACCTCGACCCGCGAACCGCCGGCCAGGTGCTGACACTGTTGCTCGAGCGGGTCCGTGAACAACGGGCGAGCGCGCTGATCGTCACCCATTCGCGGCACGTTGCCGAGTCGTGCGACCGCATCCTGACGCTGACGCCGCAGGGACTCGAATGA